Part of the Schistocerca americana isolate TAMUIC-IGC-003095 chromosome 5, iqSchAmer2.1, whole genome shotgun sequence genome, ATAAGTGTTTATACACATTGTTCTTCGCAGATGGTCAGGTAGTGGTGGTCAGTGGAGAGGATGACATGTTTTATGCCAAGAAAATCAGTAGAAGAATATGATAAgtagaaactgaaattaaattttcgGCAGACTGAATACCTGTGCCCTGGAGTATCTGTAGGAAACATTTAAAAAGTGTCGGGCAGCGTGTTACGTCCTCTCACATGCATTTCGTGAAGTGTCCATGACGGGAAGATATGAAAATTCGGGCTTATACGGAAGGTAATCATCTGTCATAGGCCTGTGTAGCTAGTCCGGTGCTTCGCGCAAAGCATCACCGTGAATGTGCCTCACCGTATACCCCGAATCTCATTGTCGCCACAGCTGTCGGAGTCGGGCCCGGTTTTGGTCCTGAATTAATGGGCGACTGTAAAGTGAACGCAGGTCCTTATGCAAACATCTTCAATAACATCAGTTCCCCACATTGTTCTAACAGACTGGAAAAGGagggttagagtttaacgtccagtcgatgaGAGAGACGGTTAACAAGCTCGGAATGAGAAAGAATAGTGGAAGTAATCAGTCGTGTCCTTTAAAAAGataccaccctggcatttgcctaaagcatttagggaaaccacggaaaatataAACATGTGTGGCCAGGTGCGGTATGGAACAGCTTGTAGCAGAACAGCTCTCGAACTAACTATAAAGTAAAATCGAGATTGTTGCTATAGCAGTTTAATAATCTGTTTATTGTGATGGAGCTGTTTCGGTTAGATTGCAATTTTAGACCATCTTCGAAAGTTACATAAGctttttattataatgttgtttaaTCATATTTTCGGATATAAAAATTTGGCACTTAAACGCCCATATGTCACCACTTGTCATTGCCACTCTGTTTTGTATTACAACGTGGGGTGTAGGTTTAGGACTCGTAAGCTATAAGGTGTTTTGTGGTCCGCTTTCGGTTGTTAATGGTCCtttcttgtaatttgtgtaattGGACGTTTTGTCGTCAGATTTGGCAGATTAAGAGTTGCGGCAGCTGACCAAAGATGCCATATGGTTACAGTTGCTGTGGTGTGTTGAAGTTTATCATTTCGGGCTGTATGTGTGGCCAACTGTCACCACTAGCCATCTGTCACTTCTGACGATAAAACCTCATAtcataaaaactacaaaaaaagggccattagcAGCAGGAGTAAACCACAGAAGAGCTTATAGAGTAAGAGTCGTAAACCTACGCCACGTTGTATACGATACGGAGAGACATCGACCAATGATGATATATAGACTAAGTACGTAATCTGTATATCCGAAAATATGATTAACCAAcattataataaaatgaaaaagttATGTAACTTTCgcagatgatctgaagatggcaagctAGACGAAATGTAGACATTATAAAACTAGCATAGCAGCAATCTGGATTTTGTTACAGAAAGTCTCTAACATATTCTATACGCTGCGGGTCCTTTGGATCGTAAACGTTTAAAGTATTATATGAATTAATTCTGAAATTGCTATTGCAGCGTGCAGAACGTAATAAAAGAATGACCGTTTTGAAACAACACTGAACTGAGTAATAATTGAATATCCTGAGCTATTGCCCCTACTTACGTGTCGAAAATTACAGTTATTCCAGTGCGGCGACACACGTTTGCTTCAATTTCTCACCCAAAAAATTAAGTATAGAATGCAAACAAGCTAATATCTGAACTTGTTATGTCCCTAACTTTTACAATTACGTAACCACACACCAAGATACAAAAACTGAATAGAATTATCTGCTCCAAAAGATTGCTGCATccaaaaaaacatacaaaaacaaagCGAACCACTTTTGTAAAACACttctgataaaaataatttaaatgagcAAAGTTCTTTGCAGCGTTGATTCACAACTCCCATTTACTTACAATATAGCAACGGCACACAAATGGAATGAAAGCAGCACTAAGACGAAAAGAACAGAAACATATTCACTTTTATTTTCGTGTCAGCACAATCACACTGCATTCCGCTCGCAGTCATAGAACACTGATCATAAATGATTTGAACAAAGCCATatacttcacgataaaggatgacagccaaaaacagttgcaggataaaaatttattaaaattcttgaccaaggtttcggtacatataaatataccttcatcagaagtaaaaatcctgaacaggaagacacttccattagaaaagccttagcatcggaagtgagaaacacaaaagcttaagtaatagtgaaattaccaaagtaatacaggcataaaatctttagttacttactaaaattacatcatgcaatggagattaataaaacaattgtgtcaaaggcgtcgtcaataattaagacatcttctccatttctacaacatgactataggcacagAGTCGAAGCGAACAGTtcagcaccattacttcgcctatgaactatcgagacaagagtgtgaaagcactagggcagatggtttcgccgagagagggcacttgtatgtgccagacactcacgcatattaaaatccatgaatacatacataaacgcatcaaaaattattaaaagttgtgttaattcaaactttctgtcttaataaataaaacgtatcagaccattaaaaacatttatgtaaaatataaaatatagaaacaatttacctgtgtcctagtgtcgaacagataaagcttgcgctatggaacatctaacgagagagggcactagtgtaatgcgcgagaatctcgcgtaaagtaggcggtgaaatacatactagcgaaaacaaccaaaatgttataataaaacgaaaccatctgtcgttgtgaataaaaacatactagtcgattaaccacacacacacacacacacacacacacacacatcgaaaatcacaaacaacaaacataaaaaatagatacgtaaaatcccaacaagacaagaAAAGCGCATTTCAtcagcatcaacaagcaagaaaactaacttctagccagccagactatattatattaaggcaaggaggggtttgattctcgcgcattacactagtgccctctctcgttagatgttccatagcgcaagctttatctgttcgacactaggacacaggtaaattgtttctatattttatattttacataaatgtttttaatggtctgatacgttttatttattaagacagaaagtttgaattaacacaacttttaataatttttgatgcgtttatgtatgtattcatggattttaatatgtgtgagtgtctggcacatacaagtgccctctctcggcgaaaccatctgccctagtgctttcacactattgtctcgatagttcataggcgaagtaatggtgctgaACTGTTCGCTTCGACTctgtgcctatagtcatgttgtagaaatggagaagatgtcttaattattgacgacgcctttgacacaattgttttattaatctccattgcatgatgtaattttagtaagtaactaaagattttatgcctgtattactttggtaatttcactattacttaagcttttgtgtttctcacttccgatgctaaggcttttctaatgaaagtgtcttcctgttcaggattttttacttctgatgaaggtatatttatatgtaccgaaaccttgttcaagaattttaataaatttttatcctgcaactgtttttggctgtcatcctttatcgtgaagaatttcaacagttgctgttgcagccatgtttaaaatcttgaaaaagcCATATACATAAATGTAGTGTAGTGGCAGaaaatacagtggtcaaaataaatgttgcatattgctaaAACTTTAATATGGCACATTTTGATCCAGAAATAAGTTATAATATCAATACAATGGTTTTGTAGCGGAAACAGTCAATGTTCTTCATTGACGGGACAGTATGTGCAGTCTGTGAAACCATATCACTTGTACTGTACGTCCATACGGAAGTTGTATTGCCTCAGGATGGTTCGGACAACACTAATGTACGCCGATCAGAGGCTCCGTATAGCCACTCTAATGGAGCATGGAGTGAGACAGGTCGAGGCCCCAGCTTATGTCGTTGTGAGTCACAGCGTTGCCTCCAGAATGTGAAATAAGTTTCTGGCGACAGGATAAGCTGAGGATCGCACAGAAGTGGCCGCAGAAGAAAAGCAACGGCTGTGCAGGAACGGTATCTGCGTATAACAGTAAACATGAGCCATCAGCACAGTACTACACGTCTGCGGTGGCAGTTCCAAACAGCTACGGCAGTGCAGGTGTCAACGCTAACGATAGGAAATAGGCACCATGAACAGGGATTATGTGCCGGAAGACCTCTCAAGGCTCCTCTCCTAAATCGGGTTCGGAGAGCCACTCGTGTCGCACGGGCACGAAACCATTCTTTGTGGACTGGGCAGCATTGGGACACAACGCTCTTTTCTGATGAGATCCGTATAAGTCACCATCCTCACAATAATGATATCCTTGTTTGGAGGCAACGAGGACAACTTTTACACCTTAACTGTATCGAAAACCGTCACTCTTATCAAGGCAGTTCAGTCACATTTTGGAGTGAAATCGTGTATGGCCGCAGGACACCCTTTTCGCCAATACGCGGGAGGATGACTGTTGTGAAGTACCCCGGACGACACCCACGCACGCATTGTGGCTTCATTTGGTGAACATATTGTAGCGGGATTCACACTGATGGGCGACAAAGCACGCCATCATCGTCACAATCTGGTGAGTACGTCCCTAGTGGAGCATAGAAATCAGATGGATGCAATGGCCTCAGTTTTCTCCAAATCTAAACTGCACTGGGAATGCAGGGGCCATGCTAAAACGAGCGGTTTGCAATCGTCCTGTTCCACCAGAGACCTTACGGGGCATCACTCTAAGAAAGCAGTGAGCCTGATTAATGACAAACCTGTGGAAGATTTTAAGAAAGCTTAAAGAATGTTGAGGGGTGTTGTTTACAACGAGCCTAATGCGAACTCTAAAATTCAACATTCTTCTTAATGAGTTCGTATTCGTGTTTGAAAGTAGTTTTCCTAAAAACTGagttaaatgtaataatttcaagtcGTTGATGAAACATTGGATCATTAAAGGTATCAATCTCactttaccaagaaaaaaatacaTGTACAAGGTAGCCATAACAAGTAACGACCCAGAAATACTTTTCTACTATAAACAGTGCTATAACATAGTAAGGAAAGTTGtaaaaaaaatccaggagtatgcacAGATTGTCTGAAATTGACAGATCAGATAATAACAGCAAATCAatatggaatattattgaaagagaGTCAGGGAGAGAAGGCATAGAAAGTGTCATTATTTCTGGTGAAGAGAAATGGATTATTTTAAAAGAGTTTTTGTGTAGCAGGTatctttaataattactttttaaaaatacaTGAGAAAACTGGTCCAAATAATTCAGAGGAGAAAGAAAAACAGAGCACTGAAGAACCAGTGCAGAGGACATTTAGTGAATAAAAATTGAGCACATATGATCATTTGAAATAACGCTAATCATCATGAGTCTAAAAAGTAAAAGCTCGTGTGGGGTGGATAATATCTCCAACAATACACTAAAAAGTTGTAAACCTGTAATACGTAATTTTCTTAATCACTTCTGGCTGCTTTCCCGGTAGAATTGAAATATGCCATTCTTAGGCCTGTGTATAGAAAGTATGGCTGCACAGATGTCAGTAACTACCGCCCAGTGTCACTTCTTACATAtttctcgaaaatttttgagacAGTAAGTTACTGCATGTGAAGCAATGGGACACTTAgccaatcacagtttggatttcaaaagggccATTCTAATGACTCAGGTATTTATACATTTACTTTGCACATAGCAAAATCTTGAAATGGTAAGATATCACGTAATAGGATCTCCTGcgacttatcaaaggcatttgattgtgtcagtCATAATATTCTATTAGATAAGTTAAAATTTTATGGAGTACGTAGTTCAGATAATGCCTGGTTTTCTTTAATAATTTGAATGTAGAAAGTTACCCTAGGTTGTTCGAGTAGTTGAAGAGGGACGCCACGTCATCTGGGAAATTGTAGTGGGTGTAGCAGAGGGTTCGATCATTAGTCTGTTACTGTTCTAgctttatgttaatgatctgccattttatttgaatcagcaagCATAGTTagtcctgtttgcagatgatacaagcattgttgtgAAACCCACCAAAGAAGCAGCAACAGAGAAAAcagtaaatgattttttaaattaatgttactgAACAATTTTGCACAAGCGGGCTAgcgttaaactttgaaaaaaatgaATTCATTCAGTTTTCTATTGTCTAAAATATCCCGCTTCCTACTAACGTAGTATGCCAACAAAACGTTATAAAACAGGGTAGAAAACTGTAATTTCTTaggtgtgcatattgatgaaaacttataTTGGAGAAACCAAATAGTAGACTTCCGAAAACGGTTAGATGTAGCTACTTTTGTCATAAGAATAATTGCTATGATAtaataagttaacatgttttgcatattttcattcactgatattCTGGAATAATATTCTGGTGTAAATCTTCACTTAAGCAAAATTCATTGCGCAAAAGAAAGTAATCAGAATTGTGTGTGGAGCTCACACATACACATTTTGCATGTATCTCTTTTAAGCAGCTGGTAACATTAACCACAGACTCAGAGTACATTTATTCACTTAAGAATTTTTATCAACAACCCATTCAAGTTTGAAAGTAACCGAGATATTTTTAAGTGCAACAATAGAAGGACAAATGATGTGTGTTACCCATTAAGAGCCTgaatttggcacagaaaggggtgaaatttATACCTATAAAACTCGTTGTCAATCTTCCCATGGACATAAAATATGTGATAAATAGTTTCGGTGTTTCAAAATGTAGATTAAAATTGTTTCTTCTTAACAACTCCTTCCATACCATAGAGAAACTCTTGATTAGAGATAAGTGGTTATTAAAAAACTGTAAATAGCCAGCTATAAGTGTCCTACGTTCCGCTGACATGTTCGTGAATTTGATCGATGGAACAAGGAACTAACTCTTCATAAAATTTCCTAGGTTTGTTCATCAGCAGCTGCAGTTACGGGGATACATTTTATCCAACTCTTGGGTTCTCCTAAAGTTCGTTGACAGTTGGCAATTTCGGATCTGCATCGATAAAGGATTCGAACTGTTCCCAGAAACGAGTCCAGTGCTCTGTGTCACTAGAAAATGACTCTAATGTAATTGGTGGCAGGACTGCCACAAGCCACGACTGTGCAGAAGCCCCAAAAATCGTCGTGTTGGCCGTGATGTCTGAAAGTGTGCCTTCAGTACTCTATTTTGCCGTCAGGATCGCCTGCTTCACAGAGTTTGTATAGTTTTCACACGCTAAGACTTCGGATTTGTATTCCTGGATAGCACTAGCTAAAGTTCTCTACAATCGACTGCGAACCTATTCTATCTCAGTATTTAGCGTGAACTCGTCAAACGAATTTATTTGGTTAATGAGGCGTTTGACGTTGAATCGCTGCGTTCGTAGTTCACCTTTCAAGAAAGACAGTTTGTTACTTCAGTATTTTTTACGTTTCAACTTAACAAGGAAGGTGGTTGGCTAGTTCAATGTTTTTGCTCACGTTTGGTCGTAATTGTAGCTTCGCTAACAGGTAGCAGCACTTGACAAGCGTAAACGGTAAACTTTCTCGATCGAGGTCAGCTGTGCGCTTGTTACGTGATCAAATTATTCTTCTACGTTCTACTCAAATATTACTCCAACAGCTAGTACACGTGCAATAAGCTAATACGTTACAGTAGCTGAAGATTGTAATGCGTAGATGACATACCTGAGAGTGTGCGTTGTATGTTACGTGTGATGAAATTCCGCCGTTTAGTCGTTAGAAATCGATCTGTGAGTTCTCTCGAAGTATCGTAGACGTCCCACGAATTCCCAAAGTTTCCGTCTGTATCGAATTTTACCAGCTTTCGGCCCCAGAAAATGTGTGAGAAACGAAGTGCTTTTCACTCCCAGTAACATACAAGTTTATTTACACGGAACTTCTATATCACAGAAGTTACAAAACAACTTCCATTACAAAAGCAGAGATATTATACAATTCAGAGGCGTCACTTAACAGTTCTCCACACATGTTGTCGTATTTACATGTTGTATGGCTTTCTTTTAAGAGACTTACATTGTGTTTAAAATACaacaacgcgcgcgcgcgcgcgcgcgcgcgcgcgcgcgcgcgcgtgtgtgtgtgtgtgtgtgtgtgtgtgtgtgtgtgtcactaaaaCGTGAGAATATATCCGAGGAACGCTGTCAAGCAGTTGTCACATACCCATTGCTTATTTAGTAGTTTCAAACATGACAATAGGTTACTGACTGTTGGCGTGGAAACGGTTGGAATTTGAACTAAAAACGTTAAAATACACTGCAATAACTGCAAGATTAACACTGGATACAAATGCTTTATGGACTGATTCTTCGCACTTAATCATTAGTTTGTAACAGATATTAACCACTCTTCAAAGTAATTCTGCCTGTGTTTCACAGATCGGTTGAGGTGGCGTAatggtttatttatttagcgtGTGGCATCTACAGAGTAAAACTGCACAcaaactattaattaatataaaaaCGAATTACtaatatattattaaatgattgatttgcaaacaacaatatgcgaaagattagggagacagccgCTGCAGCTATTATAAGTCCACATCTAAacaggtcacccactgaacagcacgtgcagtagcattcatgatatccctccattctccttcaaacctcctcgcaggacattcgaagatcaggtgagggattgtttgttcttctgcaccacagtcgcatCGGGGGTCATCAGTGGGTTTCTATTTGTGGAGAATGGTCTTACACCTGCCGTGGTTagtcctcacacgattaagtctgcaccaagttcttctgggcatttgcattccttctaccggtatcgaaggatcaaaatcagtgatgagaggatggtgattattcagcgaccagtatccattcccttgctatgtcgtacctttctgggaatttgaggacttcgtcttcccatataggtttcctggattttaggcgggtagttggtagatggtccaatatttttcggaggaattccgaatgcgagtccagtgtgctaaccattacgCAAATTTTTTTGTTATCCGAAaaatattggtgtaatggttcgcacactggactcgcattcggaattcCTCCAAAAAGAAATCTGAGAGTAGTTCTATTTGAtcattcgagggggggggggggtgaggttgcACTTCCGGGAATAAATTTGTATTTCTTGGACAAGTTGTTCGGGAATATCGGCAGTTGAACCTAACGTAGatctttatttttgtttcaggAGACAAGCGATACGAAAAACGCAGGGGAGCAGGCTGAAGTGGGCGTGGCGGTGGTTGCCCCGACTTCGGGAGAGGTGACAGAAACCACGACAGTGGTGGTGACCGTGGCCACACCTACACCTCCACCGAGCAGCCCAGAAGAGTCTCCGGTGACGAAAGTCGCCCTGACGCAGCAGGCAGCAGTGGAGGAGACGGCTGGGGCCGAAGGCAGTGGAACCCCCGCAGCAGTGGCGGACGACTCGAGGTCCCCTGTCTCTGCAGCGGGACCGGCCGACCGGGAGCAGCAGCGGGCGGAGGCTGTCGCCCCGCTGGCCGAGGGTGAAGACATGGCCGTGGATGACGCTGAGTCGGTGGCGGCTGACGCTTCTAGGCAGGGTGGAGCTCAAGATGAGGCCATCCAGCCACCGACTGAAAACACCTCTGAAGACCATCCCAGCAGTGATGCGGCGGTGGCAGCTGAAGGGACGGAACCACCTGCACCTTCAGAAGCAGTGGAACTTACAGAAGAAAAAGTCACAGAACTTTCGGAAGATAAAGCGGGGAATAGCGACACTGTGCAGTTGAGTACAGCAGAAGGCGAGGCTGCTTCCTCGCCAGAGTCGCCCTCGGATAAACTAGTGTCTGAGGAAGCTCCAGCGGCAAATACGCCACAAGTGTTGACGCTGACCATCCGCGAATATAAGGAACCCACCGCAACGTCAACTGACGCAACAGAAGTCTCGCAAGAAACGAAGCGTGACGTGGAGGACGAAATAGGGCAAAACCGACCAGTGACAGCTCTAGAAATGGGAAACCCGACCGTAGAAGTGGAGGTAAAGGTGGAGACCGCGACTGCTCCCGAACGAGCAGATGTGACTGTGAGCGATGTTCCACCGACGGAGTCGGACGCAAAGGAGCCATTAGTGGACGGTGCCACGGAAGATGGTGAACTGGAATCCCCCAAATCGGCCCTAGCGAGCTTTCGCGAAGACTACCTGACTAAGCATTACAAGGGCGATTTACCGGTCCTCCAGATAACGGAGTCTGATTTGGCGGACGAGAAGGAGTCTGACGTGTCGAAGCTCTCGAATGCTCTGCCGGTGCTGCACATAAGTGAAGAGGACCTGAGGGACAAACCGCAGGCTGAAGAGGCGAGCGAGGCAGAGCAGGCGGCGAACGGGCCTAGCCCGGCGgttaggggggagagggagagggcgtcCCCCTCCCCCAGGAGGAGCCTGGACGGCGGCGGACGCAGGGagtcgccgcagccgccgccgcggcAGTCCTCGGCGCAGGAGCTCAACAGCAAGATCTACTTCCGCGTGCTGCCGCCGCTGGCCGCGGCCGGCGGCCCCCCGCAGCTCAAGACGTTCGCGCCGCCCGGCAGCCCCCCGGGCCGCGGGCCCAAGCCGCAGCCGCCGCTCCGCAACGGCGTCGCCGCGCCCGCGCCCGCCCCCGCGCCCGCCTCGGGGGAGGCGTCGCCCCCGCGCACCAAGTCGCCGCTGCCCACGCCGCGCCGCCGCCACCAGCCCGTCCCGCGCGACGCCTAGGCGGCAGGCGGGGGCGCCCGGCCTCACACACTACAAACCCGCCCAATTCCGTGCTACACCAAATCCGCTCAGGCACTCTGCCGCCGCAAACTCACCTTTCCTATGTAAGCCTCTCTTTTCGATCACCTCTGTCGAGAACACAGGGGGATGTGTGGAACGTCCTCTTAACTAACAGAAGCGACGGTCAACTGGGAGATTAAACACAAGTAAATGATGTACACCTACAGGTGTTGACAGTGCGTTATGTTTCCGACGTGCAACACTAATAACTCCAATACTGCTACCGATATTTCGGCCACGTGCCTTTCAATCATCTGCCGAGTAAAGAGCGATTCACACGGAACGGAACAGAAGCGACATTACCCTCATATTGCGGCGTCCTCACACTAGGCTGCACGTCACATCGCTTACCGAGCGGTGAAAGTGAGTTTATGGCACACCATATCCGACAGGAAAAGTCGAAACGCCTTACCGGAATTAAGTCGCTAACAGTGTTAAAGTACATTAATGGCTAAAGCAAAATTTATGATAAATGTGCTTGACAAAGTGTGAATGATAAACTGCAGACAGTGGAACAATAGTAAAAGTGTCGTCCAAACATTTCGAGTCATCTGTATTTATTTGCTAGACAAGTATGCGCATATAAGTACATCAGACAATATTTAGAAGGCAATACATATAGCCTTTTTACCTTATCGACTTTGTTTTGCTTCCCTTCTAATCACCAAATAACGCCAAAGCAAGCAATTATAATTCGCTCCTTCACCAGAGCCTTTTCGCTGTTATTGGAAAAATTACTGAAAGAAACTTGTTTCATCAATTTGTTTATTGTTTGGGAAAAGGGTAGACGTCTTCTTTGCCCAGGTATTCTAAAACCTAAA contains:
- the LOC124616234 gene encoding actin cytoskeleton-regulatory complex protein PAN1-like — translated: MITRSRKISVDDYPEHLNPFADDNEDLRNNRFNTTGRRRARPSLKDAWESSPSPALDVAVTVRGPTPARPPPPRLSLSPPPPPPSEVQRQPPPPPRPLTQPPPPAPDATPGKPARRRFSFSRTLDAGSRLLLSPALLRRFRPGAAPASSKPPPRDAQPPAAPDLRGSIRRSQSQAIPTTPPPIGDASGLNSRAGSNWTLAEGGFPQRIPSYRPKKRRAPPPPAPAPAPPTVSVTPPPAETSDTKNAGEQAEVGVAVVAPTSGEVTETTTVVVTVATPTPPPSSPEESPVTKVALTQQAAVEETAGAEGSGTPAAVADDSRSPVSAAGPADREQQRAEAVAPLAEGEDMAVDDAESVAADASRQGGAQDEAIQPPTENTSEDHPSSDAAVAAEGTEPPAPSEAVELTEEKVTELSEDKAGNSDTVQLSTAEGEAASSPESPSDKLVSEEAPAANTPQVLTLTIREYKEPTATSTDATEVSQETKRDVEDEIGQNRPVTALEMGNPTVEVEVKVETATAPERADVTVSDVPPTESDAKEPLVDGATEDGELESPKSALASFREDYLTKHYKGDLPVLQITESDLADEKESDVSKLSNALPVLHISEEDLRDKPQAEEASEAEQAANGPSPAVRGERERASPSPRRSLDGGGRRESPQPPPRQSSAQELNSKIYFRVLPPLAAAGGPPQLKTFAPPGSPPGRGPKPQPPLRNGVAAPAPAPAPASGEASPPRTKSPLPTPRRRHQPVPRDA